Genomic DNA from Setaria italica strain Yugu1 chromosome V, Setaria_italica_v2.0, whole genome shotgun sequence:
CTCAATTAGGTCTATTAAGAAATTATTTTGAACACCAATATATCCAATATAGCCATACAAATTAATTCTATGTACTGCAAATCATAGATTTGTATGACAATTCTTTCTTGGAAAATTCTGATCATGAAATACGCCCATCGAGTCCAAAAAAATAATCCAAgttcagaaaaaagaaacaaaatacaTCTATGAATTTGAAATTCCAGGAAACAGAGCCTTGCAAATATAAACTCAGGAAGAAACTAGTGTGACTGATCCAGAACATAACTCATCCATTTTATTCAGGTAGGGTCAAGAGATTGGGAATGGGCATAAGCAGGGGCTTTATGTACTGAACTATCCATTTACAACACATGTCATCAGTTAGTTCCTGGTAAAATGGAATACCGATGTATAAAAAATGCATCCATATAAATCAAGTTGACTGAGACGAGAGGATTTCGAAAAGCATGCTGACCTGCAAATCTTTCATCTTGATGCCGGCAGCAATAGACACCAGAAGTTTTTCATCCGACAGCAGTGGCTTCAGTTCAAGTAGAACCTGCTTTACTGCAATTCAATGTGCGCATAGTATCAAAATAATGAATAGAAgcagaaaacaaatatcacGGGAACAGGTACGACACGGCAACGGATGGTACACGGAGCAATCAACTACTTTCACCCCCTGAAAACAACATCTCCGAGAAATACGGGCATGGTGCTACTTACCGATCTGGGGCTTCACGGAGATGACAATCACATCGCTCTCATCGACAACCTAACAAGGGGTTAAAATTCGCGTAAAGTTCTAAGAGTTGGGACTTTACAGTGATGATGGATTAAGAAGTATAAGCGCAATCAAGAGTAAAGGGATGGAATACGGATAAGAAAATGAGAAACCTGGGTGTTGGTGTCGAGCAGGCACGCGCCTATGGAGGCGAAGGCCGCGCCGCGCtcggggcggcggtggggcgcggTGCGGATGGCGGAGGCCGGGAGGACGCCCGACGCCGCGACGCCGCGGGCGATGCTCTCGGCCAGGTTGCCCGCGCCGATGAACCCCAAGCGGAACGCGTCCCCGTTCGAGGCCGCGGGGGTTGGCACGGGCTGGAGAGGCGGCGCGGCCATTGCGAGGGAGATGAGTTTGGGGAGCGCCGGAGCGGGGCTTGGTGGACTCTGGTGGTCTGTGGGACTGGCAGGGGCCGACGTGAGATTTCTGACGACCCAGCGGGGGTTTTATGGTAAAAATGCAAACGGATTTCGTCGCCTTGTGGCTCCTGCAAATCTGGCTCGCCGGCTGCCACCCACCGGATTCATAGGACACGGGTAGGGTACGCTACCACGAGGATCAACTCCAGAGGTAGCAGGTGACAGGTGTTCGGCTCATCAAATCATCAAAGTGTCTATCTTTCAAAAAATCAAAGTGTTTCTATGCGAATATTATGCTGGTGGACGCACCATCACGATCACGACGTGTCGCAAACATCTCACAGGTGAATGGCAACTTTTAACATTTTTCGCTGTTGAACAAGTTAGCTGCACAACAATGGTAATTTGTTGCTATACTCCATCTGCAACCACTTTACACTTTACAGACGAACGAGGAGTGACAGACAACACATGGCTAACTACACAACCTACATCTTCTATTCTTCCTCGTTCAAGCGAAATTCGTTGGATCTAcaagaagaacaacagtacCTTTTCAGTTTTCGCCCAATCTGCTATAAACGACATACACTGAAGCTACAGCTATTCACACTTCACAGCGCACGATCTGGTGAGGTCCTGAAGGAAAGTTTCTGATGAAGTAGTAAGATGCGACACTTGGAACCTGTTCACATCAGCTCAACGTAGCCTTTGCTTCGAGAAATCGTTCCCTGCAGATTGACCATCTTTCTTCAAGACATCAGATGTCATTGCCCGGTATAATTAACAGCACTCTGCCAGTGCCTGGCTACTCGTGCCAGTTCCCACCGGTGTCACTGCATCAACATCTCAGCGCTTAAAAGTAGCTAGACTGTGTTTGCAGCAGCTCAAGGTGAGCCAGTATCTTGCCGATCATCGGTTTCAGGGAAGGGTCTCCTTTCTGAGCCAGATCAATGAGCAAAGCCTGCGCGATTTCGCCGTAGCGCTCCCTGTGATCGTCAAGCCGGAAAATCCTCTCCAGCATCCATATCGCCTTCTCCTGGGAACTCAAGTCGCCCGCTTCAGCTACTCTCAGCAGAGCATGGATACCTGATGCCCTTTCTATCACCCTGCTACCATTTTCCCAAATCTCATCCTGCATAAGGGTAGCCAGTGCTTCCAACACTGCTACGTCTGCTTCACGCTCTTCGCCTTCCAGCATTCGCAACAGAGGATTGACGGCGCCGGCTTTTACCAAGCAGAAAGTGCTTTTGACAGTGCACTGGCAGCTGTGAACTATACAGTAGGATTCAGCTGATGGAGGAACACAAAGCCACCTTGGCGATTTTGACTTACGCAATGTCATTGTACTCTCTGACAATTGAGCCAAGGATGTTGCTGCTTTGGACTTGGCATCTACTGATCCTTCTGAAAGCAATTTGATGAGGCAAGGAACCACCCCACATCCAACTGCTAAGCTCTGTAGTTTCTTATCCCAGGTAACTGTGAACCGCATAAATACACCAGCAATACCCTCGAGTAACCACGACCTTTGAGGTGTCCTAGAAGCTGTGATGTTTGCTTCACATAAGATGATCAGAATAGGAAGCAAGTTCGCTCGTGTCAAAATCTCAGTTATCTTCTTGTCTGTCAATGGGAGGTTGCTTAGGATACCAACCGCTGCAGCCTTCTCATCTCGAGAAGTAGGTGAAGAGATGATCTTTACCAAAATATCTAGATGGGTCTCCCTGAACTGTTCAGCCAATTCTTGCGAAGGATCTTTCGATAGATGGAATGTTAAATTCAGAGCAGCAATTTTGATATCCACATTCTTCTCTGTTAGGAACGGCAGAAGCAGTTGTACCCCTCCATTTTGTCTAATTTTACTTCTGGCCCTTTTAGCATTATTGTGCCCAGAAATACTAATTAGGGCCCTTAGAAGATGAAGCTGAATTACTGGACTCGACAAATTAAGAAGTGACAGCATCTGAGGGGCTACATCTTTATAAAGTAGAATACGTTCAGACTGCGCTATAGCTGCAAGTATAGCTGAGGCTGGCTCTCTGAGGGTCATGAGCGCTGATGTCACAGAGAAAAGGAGCTGGAGCAGTGGTCCTGTTATTCCAGAATTTATCAAAAGCTCTGCATTTTGTAGAGAACTAGAAAGATTACGTATGGCACCTAAGGCTGAGTGCTTGGCTTCAAGATTTCCATATTTAAACATTTGCACAAGGGGTTCAACAGCTCCATCTTCACCGAGGGAAGATTTCATCTGCTCAGATAGGAACATCTTTGAAATAGCAGTAGCCATTAGGACCTTGTTCATGTCAGAACCTGCAAAGTAAATAGGAGAATAATGTAGTTGATCATATGGTTAGATAGAGTGAAGAAAGTTTCACTAAACATGGTACTCCAATTTATAAGTTGCTTTGAGAATTTGTGCAAAGTATTGTAGTCTGGTGAAGAAGAGGTCAAAAGGACTGACAGGAACCAAACTCTTGGTAGATAAATTTGACAAGTGAACTAGGAGTTAGCCTGTACCCTCGTGCTATAACCTTCTCGCTCTCTTCCATTTTTTTCCAAGTGGTTATTGTTCTTATCAGAGGCCAAATTTCTTCACCTTTTGGAGTGCTTTGTATGAAATGGGATATTTCGAATGCCTAATTCTAGATGCTTATTATTAGAGATATATGCTGAAAAGTGTCAGGTTGAAGCATGGTGCAGGGGTTAATACCTTCTTTTAGGTACTCTATCATAGGTCGAAAATAACCAGCCTCTGCCATCAACAGCACATTTTGTGGGTTGGACGACAAGATGTGCAGCAGCTTCTCTGCATCATCGTTGGTGCCTGATtcatgtgcattcctcaacgtGACCAGCATTACGATACATCCTTTGATCCTGCCGATCCTCTGGCGAACTTGTGGGATGTCTGACAGATCCAACAGCACTGCAATCGCTTCGCTTCTCTCATCGATGTCTCTCGACAAGGAACGAACAACGCTTGAAAGCGCCTCAATGCTTGCCAACCTCTCCTGCAGCGCCATGGAGCAAATATGATCAAACTAAGGCTAGCAGAAAAATCTCAAAGCGCAGTACACAATGAACGTGTTGAGCATAATTCGATTCGAGCATCATATGAGCTGCAACACAGCATGCCATTCCCGAAACCTAGTGGCACAAAATGCAGCTTGGTAAAGGTTAAAACACTGCGAAATGCAGGTATAGAGCTATGATCCAGCTTACCAATCGAAGCACTAGCAAACTACTCGTCGGGAGTTACGGGAGCATAGCATCGAACACAAAGTGTGCGCAGGCAGATGAAAGAGGAGAGCAAAATCGAGCTGGTGTCAGTCTCACCTTGCTCTCGCCGGCAACGCATCCCGCGAGCCGCCTCAGCGCGGCCATTACGCTGACCCTGGCCTCGGCGGTCCCCGCGGCAGCGAGCCGCGCGAGCAGGGCCGGCACGAGGAggccgtcctcgtcgtcgtcctccccgAGCCTGCCCTCCTCGGCGAGCGCGGCCACCTCccgcgcgacggcggcgaggtcggcgtcTTCTCCGTTCTTGACGCGGACCAGGAGGTCCTCGACGTCGACCGCCGCCCTCTGCATCGCAGTACGCAGGCAGCGCGCCGAGAAGCAGCAGAAGAGCAAGAGCGGCCGGCAGTGGCAGCAACCGCTGTGTATAGGGGTGGGTGGTAGCTTTGTGGGAACCGCCCGCGCGCGTCGCGGGAGGGAAGAGCGTGGGGGTGGGAGCGCGGGGGCAGTGGTGGAGACGGCGAAGAGGTCAAGTCGTCCAtgggcggaggaggggaggagacgACCTGGCCGTAACACTCGCTGTCCCTCCCGGGCCTCCACGCAGACGCGGTCAGAAATGAGGCCGTGCTGTTTCACCTAGCCAAATAGCGATAGCGACCATGCAGCAGAGATAAAGGAGTAGGTTCCAACTCCGGTTCTCCTCGTTAAAAATAGTTCCACTTCTGATAATAAAAATAGTTCCACTTCTAGAGTACCGAGGAACCGAAACTATTTTATATGGAGAAGTACTGAGGAGCCGAAGCCATTTTATATGGAGAAGTTCGAGCTTAAAAAAATCCTCCAACCCCTCTCATTTTAGAAGGAGCTGAAGCCTCACCAAACTTGCTCAAATTTTATCAAATGATTCCATCTTCATTTAATTTCGTGGAGATTAGCAATTTTTTTACCCCTTTTCGTGTGTTCGTTTGCCAAGGAACACAACTGCTAGCACGTCGCGATCGTGACGGCGGATTTGGCAAGGTGTCATTCGCTTTCGCGGCCATAGCTGCGTACGCGTTTTGCCTTTGACCGGTTCTTGAGAAAAGGAAGTCAGAGAGAGCTCGTCGAGTCGTCGGTGCTGAGTGCTGACTGGACCACCGTCAAAGGCAAAAGGCTCCAGTTGATGTTGTAATGTGGTAGCACAGGTACCTGCTAGGTCAGCcgatcagttttttttttttgactagGCCTGGTTTCACGTTAGGCCCAACGCCAGCAGAAGAAAACGCCTTCCAGCCCAACAGACCATCTATCTACTACCGAAATGCTGGAAGAatcccttttttatttttatattttttattttagcattttgtaaaaatatatagtcaaacaaaaaaattgcaaaactagacTATTATCGCCGGCTGGACCGGTGGAAGGGTCTTATCGTCAGCCCAGGTGGCGGTTGGGCCAGCGAAGACCCTCCGcaccacactttcaaaaaatcataactaattcatattaaTTCGGatagagataaactttatatgaaaattgtagatctcaacGAGATCTGCATCTTgttagttaatttttttttatttttctcaaataattgacacaagtttcatatctaaaattcaatttttagatctgaaacttatATCGATTATTTCAGCAATTAAATGGCTCCAGATGAAAACattttgaactacaaagttgtaaataTCGTCTGgggctacaattttcatataaagcttatttctatctgagctcatatgaattagttatcattttttgaaagtgtgctgcccaatttcagatctaaaaattgaattttagatctgaaacttgtgtcgattatttgggCACCAATATAAcatcaaattaaaaaaatttaactacaaagttgtagtataaagtttatctccatccgagttgatattaattaattatgatttttttgaaagtgtggtgCGGAGGGGTCTACCCCTTGTCGCCGGTTGGGCTGGCGGTAAGTCCTTCCGCCGGCCCAACCGCTGCCTGGACCGGCGGGAAGGTCCTTCTGCCGACCTAGCCGGCGACAACAgtctagttttgcaatttttttgtttgactatatatttttacaaaatactaaaataaaaaaaataaaaaaaaattcctgcCCGTCACACCGTCCGCGTACGTGGTCCACCTAGCCCACGGCATGTGCTGAAGCCCGGTTGTATGCAGCCCAATTTGTACGAACAAACGGCCTGGCCCAACATGGCCCTGGCGAAATCCGAAATGCTGGAGAAATCTGACCCGTCATACGCGTGATCCACCTAGCCCGCAGCATTTGCTGAGGCCCAGTTGTATACAGCCCAATTTGTACGAACAAACGGCCCATGAGGTATAGCACCCtaattttcaaacttttgcaaattaataaaatttgttagaatttaCTAAAATTTAATTGATTGTGTTTAAGGATTTAAGAATTATCTAagattttatttaatttcttagatatttaaatcttttctaaaataagttaatgaatcataggagttcattgttgcattcatactggtgcattgattttggttgtttgaatttaaatttgtatttgaattcatGTTTGAATTCCTTTTCAAAtaataggaatttttttcttttttctttctcttttctcctttcttttctcttttggcCTGTTCTTCTTTCCGAAGCCATCAGTAGCACCTCACAAGCCACGCGGACCCAGCTTGGCCCAGTTGCCTCCTCCTGGCTGGCCCATCTCCGCCGGCCCACTCCCGCCTTAGCCCCTCACCGCACCGGCCGCGTCCACCTCTCCCGCTGATGCCTGGCGCCCACTCGTCACCCCTCTCGTTCCGCCACGCCGCGCCCGAGCCGGACTCGAGCTCGAGTATGTGCCGCCCCTATGCGTGCCCCCGCCTCCGTCCTTGGACCCGCACGCTAAGCCAAGCCCCCAGGCTATAAAACCACGCCGCCTACAGACCCCGAAGCCCCCACCAAACCCTAGCGCCCGCCGCCTTGAGCTttagcaccgccgccgcctaaGCTCGAGCACAAGGGCACACCCGCCACCTTCTCGGCGACGAGATCACCGCCCGGAGCACCGCGAGGATGTAAGGAAGCCACTCGTGTAGATCCCGTGCTCTTTTTCGCACGCATGAGCTCGCCAGAGAACCGCCGCTCTGCTGAGCCGCTCCGCCGAGTCGCCTCACGCTGTCGTCACCTCAGCCACCGTGCGAACCACCTAGATCGGTTCGTCACGCCGCCAGCTTCGTCCCGAGCCTGTCCCCGTTAAGAATCATGAACTGTCACTAGAGCTACGCTCGATTCCGGTGAGGCAgctgcccgccgctgccgcccgtcTTCTTCCAGTCGATCACAGTCGTCCGATTGGGCGCCGACAGCCCGGATCCGATCTGAACCGGGTCAATACAGTCAACCCGTGCCGCTTGCGCTGCTTTTGCAAAAAGGCCCTCGCTATTTTCTCTTTTCGCACCTGAAATACATCCAATTCAAAAGTATTTCAATCTAagtcctttttcttctgttttacCGGCCATCCTGTTTGGTCTTTTTGCATGTTAGCCCTTCGGtttatatgtttaattaggTTTTAGCCCTCGATTTCTTTAAGTATAACCTCTTGAATTTAGTTTTCTCGCAATTAAACCCTTGAACCTTGTTTAGTTCATATCTTTAGcgttttaaatccgttttaaacGATGCTTGCGCCTATGAGTTCGTGTTGATGCATAGATTAGTTTTATCTTTGTTGCTACTGCTTGATGTAATGTTTTCTTATTCTAGccctttgtttgcttgtatgtacttgTGTGGTGCGCATAGAAGGatcgcagttcgagggattcgAAGAGCAAGACTTTGAAGACtttgagcagcaagagcaagtTCAGGAAAGCAAGTCATGCCCTTAATCACAATTTGATCCTATACAAAccacctttactttcatgttcaatacacatatgctatgcactttaagtatataaatatgatgggtcctatttaaggtgtGCCTAGCACCTTGTTCAACCTGGATTATCTTAATGTAGGATCTTAATGTAGGGTAGTTCTTACTTAGTTGCTCTAACTGGGTAATAATGAACCAATACTTAAACTTATTTTttggtggtattaatgaacctGGGTTATCTTAATGTTGGGAAGAAGAGACCGGCACCTTCAATACAAGCAACGGTAGCATACAGGGTGTGGTGTGGAGGTACAAGTACTACTACTGGAGCACAACACAGAGACACTGATGATGCATCGTCGTCTTCTTCAGTTATTAATAAGCTCGCTCCCTACGCAAACATCAAGCAACAGCTGGAATCGTAAGTAGATCAACACGACGCGACGCCTCCCTTCTGAAAGCGGAGGCCTCTGCTTTCAGAATGGACGCTCTGTATGCAGCACGGTGAAGGCCGGCGGCTTATCAGTCGCAGCACATCTCGCAGATCCAGCAGCAGCACAGCGCCGCGATGCTGAAATCAAAACATCAAGTAGTAAGTTTTAATCGGAGAGATCAACTGCATGTAAAACTCCAAAAGATTTCGACTACTATcgtaaagttttaattttttaatcagTTGACAGATTACCATCCTTCGATGAATCCTTTCTCTCCGCGAGAGGTCGTCTTCCCCCGGCGCCCCTTCCGCCCTCCCTGCTGCTCTGCACCTGACGCGGTCGGGTAGCCTGCATATATGCGTCCAAGCATGGCACGACGAACGAGTTCAGAACCAATCAAGCCAGAGACAACAAGCTAGGTGCCCAAGAAACTGTAGCCTCCTGTGTTGGCCATAGCCCATATAAGTGATTCAGAAACCTGacctggtggtggaggcggctggctgttgctgttgttctCCATCCTTTCTTGCTTCTGAAGACTCTAGAGCAGGATGATGCACATTCTACAACTCGTAGGTAAAGGTGGCTGTCTTGGTTGGGATCTCAACGAGACAAGCTGCCCCTTATATAGCCTTTGCTGCAGGGCAGTGTGTTGGTTGCTGGTGCCTTCCTTGCCGCCCTGGTCTTTCTCTTACAGATAAGACCTGTGACGAATCCTCTAACACATGGAGAGCAGAGGGTGGCAAAGGGTGTCCCGGCCTTTCCAGCGCGCAGCCACGGATTGACAAATCGCCAATTCCCTCCCTGTTTGATGAACACGACCCATGTAGCTTTGACGAAACCGATAAAGTGTGGCTACTATTATTGTTTCCTTCATTTCTTGTGTTCGTGTACGTAATCGGAAGGAAGAAGGCTGCGCATTTGCACGGCAATCGAATCAAAGTTTGTTGAACAGAGAAGAGGGACACGCGCGGGTGTAGAAAAGGCTAGCCGGCGGTGGGTTGAATTTCGTGGCTGAGCTCGCGCCGACGGCGGCCGGAGCACGGAGGATTGGAGGAAACAAAGTTCCAAGTGGCACCTCTTAAAGcttcctttttttgttttctttctaaCCTTCGATTGGAGGAAACAAAGTTTGACGTGTATGAGATGTTCAGATCACCGGGAATCAGGTTCCTTCCAGAACGGAGATCAAAAGATCAGATGCGAAAGCTCATCAACCTTTGCCTGTTCACACCACATCATAAAAAGTTTTTCCAACGATTCCCAGCAGCAGCCGTTCCTGTGGATCCACCAGAGAGTGGATTCCACTTTGTTCCGGGCACGCCGTTGCTTCGGCTTCATTTCAACGTTGTTCTTTCATTGCAAGTTGCAGATCAAAGGATTAAGCGTTCTGTCGTGGAGTTAGTACATCCAAGTTAATCGTGAGCGGCTGCGATCTGAGCATGTACGCCTTGGTTTCACCATCGTCACATCGATGTGCACGGGTAAATAGCGAGAGGATTGGGGTCTTGCTGAATTATATTTGATCCTTCCCAACTATACCATATCAAGAGTTTTCACTAAGATAGCTTTTGTTTCGTTCTGTTTAGGACTTATTATTTCTTTACCACCAGTGAGATTGTTTTACAGACCTCACTCTGGTTCGAAAACTTTTGGATGCGATTTGACAATTTTGGACAGAATTTGGTGAAACTTCAGCACAATCGCAAATTCTATACTTTGACCAAAACATAACAAACTATAACTGGCCACCGACAACGACAATGCTATCGGACATATAAACAATTTTCGACGGTTAGCTATGAGATCTAATTTTTtaatgtaaaaatgtaatactATGCTTCTTAAATTCCAACCTGTACAGGAGCACATGTTAGGCTAGTGCTTTTAACTGGAACGGTCACGCTAGTTAGGCCCTGTTTTGGAAATctgatgctaaactttagcatcttcacCTTGGACTGTTTGGAtagtgtgctaaactttagtattTTTGTGGCAAATAAATGATAACAGTACCccctcctttccctcctccttggCGCGCGCACTGCCCTCTCCCTCTAGCGTTTTTTTTTTGCGCCAACTCTCTGGCATAAACTTACCACTGGAATATGCACTGCAAATGCCACAACAGCTGCCTCAAATATTTTAACTTTTGCCAGTCTGTTACATATAATTCTTCTAATATGCActgagtagcagcagcagcagaatgTCAACATGAACTGCCTTTGCTCAATCCCTCCATCATATTTCCATCAGCAAAATCGCCAATTATACTCCAGTGAAACAACCAAACCAAGAGCCATAACTTTGAAACTCCAATCCCAAGCTCCAACAGAATTCCCGTAATCGATTCATCTATCATCCCACTCAAAATCGCCAATTATACCGGTGGCTACTGGTGCTGGTGCACGGCCGCGCCCGCCAGCGTGGGTAGGGGCAGTGGCAACGACAACGTCGACGCCGTGGTTGTGCGCCAGCACCGCCGCAGGCACGGCTCCCTCGGCGGGGACAACGAGCTCCCACCGCTGGGTCGGCCGATCCCCTTCTCCCTCGTCAGATCCCCCACGcgagccgccgcctccgcctccgccgcggcacCTTTGGATGCAACGGATGccgcgcggcagcagcagcaccagcaggcGCCTGAACGTGAGCAGCGGGCGGAGGTTGTTATCGTTCTCCGGGCGAATGCCGTCGCCGTAGGTGTGCGTGCAGTCGCCGCGCCGCGCACCTGGGGGGCTGGCAGAGAGCCTGGCGGTGGTGCGGCGGACGCGGAGGAGCCGGAGGGGCCCTCGGCGGCTGGGGCTGGCGCGACGCTTGACTGGAGGGGATGGTAGCAGGAGGGGATGGCGGCGGGATGGGAGTTGCGGGAGGGGCGGCTGCGGGAGAAGTGAGCGCTGCAGGAGGGGAAGAGGGGCAATGGTGGGAAATCGTGgataggggaccacttttagcatgTTTAGTAACTTTTAGCATCCCTTGgatgtgctaaagaaaataggagtgctaaactttagcacacaccctttagcacccctgtttgggAACCCATGTGCtaaaaaggggctaaaagtggggtgctaaagtttagcacctcctCTCCAAACAGACTCTTAGGCTACAACTTGATTGCCATTTTGGTCCTATGGTTATACGATATAAAGAAGGTGGGGAAAGAATGAAGTTTCGAACAATAAGTACCGAAAGAAGATACATATACAAAATAAAACACAAGTCTCAAAGGTAAATCTAGCGAAAGATTCGCCGTATCCGAAAAAATCGCTGTATTATATTCACAACTGAAGTTTTTCAACCACTAGTTCAAGTGTGGTGTTTGATGTATCTGACAATTACATATTCTCTCCGGAAGAATTTGCACTGACATTGTTTAATGCCGAGTCTTTGGCACAT
This window encodes:
- the LOC101764623 gene encoding U-box domain-containing protein 43 produces the protein MQRAAVDVEDLLVRVKNGEDADLAAVAREVAALAEEGRLGEDDDEDGLLVPALLARLAAAGTAEARVSVMAALRRLAGCVAGESKERLASIEALSSVVRSLSRDIDERSEAIAVLLDLSDIPQVRQRIGRIKGCIVMLVTLRNAHESGTNDDAEKLLHILSSNPQNVLLMAEAGYFRPMIEYLKEGSDMNKVLMATAISKMFLSEQMKSSLGEDGAVEPLVQMFKYGNLEAKHSALGAIRNLSSSLQNAELLINSGITGPLLQLLFSVTSALMTLREPASAILAAIAQSERILLYKDVAPQMLSLLNLSSPVIQLHLLRALISISGHNNAKRARSKIRQNGGVQLLLPFLTEKNVDIKIAALNLTFHLSKDPSQELAEQFRETHLDILVKIISSPTSRDEKAAAVGILSNLPLTDKKITEILTRANLLPILIILCEANITASRTPQRSWLLEGIAGVFMRFTVTWDKKLQSLAVGCGVVPCLIKLLSEGSVDAKSKAATSLAQLSESTMTLRKSKSPRWLCVPPSAESYCIVHSCQCTVKSTFCLVKAGAVNPLLRMLEGEEREADVAVLEALATLMQDEIWENGSRVIERASGIHALLRVAEAGDLSSQEKAIWMLERIFRLDDHRERYGEIAQALLIDLAQKGDPSLKPMIGKILAHLELLQTQSSYF